Proteins encoded within one genomic window of Bos indicus x Bos taurus breed Angus x Brahman F1 hybrid chromosome 18, Bos_hybrid_MaternalHap_v2.0, whole genome shotgun sequence:
- the LOC113875797 gene encoding zinc finger and SCAN domain-containing protein 5B-like → MKLCLTAYQYLIIRGCENITDSPGAESLASVPPQDTLMENSDCDQENWHVRFRTFSSSEECNPVEDLRRLRELCQLWLRPDLHTKEQMMDRLVLEQFMICMPLECQVLLKESGVQSCKDLEDVLKNKQKPKTWTIVCIQGQKYLVRDPNIEMVEAKASDMDDERDLCRGPQPSSRVIPPEDGQEGSQELQNLPGAMNLSREQDERALPPETVPERGELEGQTPRENLEEDLLEVRGETKTLQSEAPQLLKGPEGDVSTTRGSRRGPLKNRRHMKRKRDSSPTCQDVRQEAAMCLDQGEFSGQLGSHSVGSSGTVGPTSLPEGAETPGRAPSECRMCKKSFPYQSQLILHQRTHTGERPFQCDICAKGFVQPSDLQVHERIHTGEKPYSCDLCLKKFTQDSTLRAHKRTHTQEKPFRCEHCDRAFSHRGNLKVHRRIHSGLKPYVCPECHGAFRHLGTFKRHRKIHSK, encoded by the exons ATGAAGCTGTGTCTCACCGCTTATCAGTACCTCATCATCAGA GGTTGTGAAAACATCACAGACAGCCCTGGGGCAGAGTCACTGGCGTCTGTGCCACCCCAAGACACACTCATGGAAAACTCAGATTGTGACCAGGAAAACTGGCACGTCCGGTTCAGAACATTTAGCAGCTCAGAGGAGTGCAACCCTGTTGAGGATCTGAGGAGACTCCGTGAACTCTGCCAGCTGTGGCTGAGGCCGGATCTTCACACCAAGGAGCAGATGATGGACAGGCTGGTGCTGGAGCAGTTCATGATCTGCATGCCCCTGGAGTGCCAGGTCCTGCTCAAAGAAAGTGGGGTGCAGAGTTGCAAAGACCTGGAGGACGTGCTGAAAAATAAGCAGAAACCCAAGACCTGG ACTATAGTCTGCATACAAGGGCAGAAATATCTTGTGCGTGATCCCAACATTGAGATGGTTGAAGCCAAGGCCAGTGACATGGACGATGAGAGAGACCTGTGCCGGGGGCCCCAACCCTCCTCAAGGGTCATACCTCCAGAGGATGGCCAGGAGGGAAGCCAAGAGCTGCAGAATCTGCCTGGAGCCATGAACCTATCTAGGGAGCAG GATGAGAGAGCTCTCCCGCCAGAGACTGTTCCTGAAAGAGGTGAGCTGGAGGGTCAGACGCCCAGGGAGAACTTGGAGGAGGACCTGTTGGAAGTCAGGGGAGAGACAAAAACCCTTCAATCTGAAGCACCTCAACTTCTGAAGGGTCCTG AGGGAGACGTTTCCACTACGAGGGGATCCAGACGAGGTCCTCTAAAAAATCGCAGACATATGAAAAGGAAGCGGGACAGCAGTCCGACTTGCCAAGACGTGCGTCAAGAAGCAGCCATGTGTTTGGACCAAGGAGAGTTCTCAGGACAGCTTGGGTCCCATTCCGTTGGTTCATCTGGCACCGTGGGACCCACCAGTCTTCCTGAGGGAGCAGAAACCCCGGGACGGGCACCCTCTGAATGCAGGATGTGCAAAAAAAGCTTTCCTTATCAATCTCAGCTTATCTTGcaccagaggacacacacaggagagaggCCCTTTCAATGCGACATCTGTGCCAAAGGGTTCGTACAGCCTTCAGATCTACAGGTTCACGAGCGGATCCACACTGGGGAAAAGCCCTACAGCTGTGATCTCTGCCTCAAGAAGTTCACCCAGGACTCCACACTGCGCGCTCACAAGAGGACCCACACCCAGGAGAAGCCTTTCCGCTGTGAGCACTGTGACAGAGCTTTCAGCCACCGAGGGAACCTCAAGGTTCACCGACGCATCCACTCTGGGCTCAAGCCCTACGTGTGCCCCGAGTGTCACGGTGCCTTTCGTCACCTGGGGACTTTCAAACGCCACCGGAAAATCCATTCCAAATGA